A stretch of DNA from Streptomyces sp. NBC_01197:
GGTAGTTGATGGATCCCCCCAACTCCTCTTCGAGCCTCTTCAGCTCTAGCTTGTCATCTTCATCCATCAAGTCTGTGAGCGTCATCGCGTAGTAGCAGCCGATGGTCTTGGTGTGAACTTTCGTAATCAACATCCCCCCTGACTCCACCCAGGTCTCACAGTGATCGACCGGAGCGTTTTCCAGGAGTGTGACTGCTCTATCGCGCCTTGCCTCGGACGGGTTGACGACCTGACTCATGAGCCCCCCTGCGCCTACGACCAGAGGTAGTAGTACCTCTTGGATACTGAATGTACACGAATCCTTCACAACTGCAAGACGTATGTTCTAGTGACCAGGACCACACGCTTGAACTTGCAACCATGAGGCAACCCTTAGAAACGGAAAGACCCCCTGCAATTGACAGGGGGTCTAACTTTCTCACGCTCAAGATGGAGGGTCCGGTAGCTCCAGAAGACTCCTGGAGGCCCCATCAGGGAAGGGCAGTTCAGGCGGCCAGTCAATCACCAGGCGTCCATCCTCCGGCCTCCTGTCCCTGTAGGACCAGCCAGCAGAGGACGTACTGTCGTAGCAGAGGACTAGCCCCTTCCTCCTGATGCGGTTCTCCCACTGAGCTGCCGTCTCGCGCTGAAGATCGGACAGACCGTCATCTCCTAGCTTGGCTCGTAGCCACAGCTTGAGGCTCTTGCCTGCTCGGTGGCTGTGGTGGGACTTCCCGTACTGCGACGTGAGGATGCCACCCCACCGGTAGTTGAGTAGCTCAGACACCTCCTCGGCCGCCGGAAGGCGCTTCAATCCCAGTCCCACCATGCGCTTACTCACCGCCTGATGGGACACCCCGTAAGTCCGGGCGATCTTCTTGTAAGGCACGCCCAGGTGAAACAGTTTGATCATGACACTGTCTGTCGGCAGGCTAGTCATGATGTAAGTCCTCTTCAGTTTAGAGAGGGTGTTCCCCGGGGCCCTCCCTGTCTGGCCCAACCCTCGTTCATCTGTAACAAAACAGTACCGGTTACAGGACTAGACGACAAGTCTAATTGATCTGTGATCTGAGTCTCAAGCTCGGCCCCGTGGCAACTTCCGCCTGGACTCTAGTCAACCACGGATAGCATGTGATGTGAGTCACATCTACTAAAGATCTGTCAAGAACCTCAGCAGTTGACACAGACATCCTTTATAGAAGAGTAAGTAACTACTAAACACTCTCCTTGGCTCTCTGTAGTTTACATCACTGCCTAGGTAGTTGACAAGAGGCCACGCAGTGGCTACTCTATAGTTAGAAGAGAGTAAGTAGTAGTTAGTTACTAAAGAAGCTCCCTTAAGGAGCTTCTACTAAGAGTTTCCTTCTGTTGAACCACTGTTGAGTAGCCAGAGCCTTTAAGCTCTGGCTTTCCAGAGAAAGAGTTCCAGAAGGTAGTTAGCCCTGGCTGCTAGATCAGAACCCAGCCAGGGCGAGTCTTGACCAGTCACCGCAGGAGGCACTGTCCTTGTGCTGACTGGCACAACTTAGTGGGGGAGGCACACAGTGCCCAGAGCCAAATCAATCTGCCTGCGAGCTGGTTGTGTCTCCCTCACTGTGCAGGATGGCCGATGCCGAGAGCATCAGGCCCGTAAGAGCTGGGACAGGAAGTCAGCCAGGAATCAGAGTCGCCCAGGCAACTGGAACACTCTACGAGCCCAGGTGCTTGCCAGGGATGGCTTCAAGTGCCAGAGGTGTGGTTCCAGGGAGAACCTGGAGGTTGACCATTTGATCTCAGTCGCCAAGGGAGGCGGCTGGGAGATGGACAATCTTTTGGTTCTTTGTCATGAGTGCCACATCAAGAAGTCAAAGCAGTTTGGTTAGTTCATCCCT
This window harbors:
- a CDS encoding HNH endonuclease, which gives rise to MLARDGFKCQRCGSRENLEVDHLISVAKGGGWEMDNLLVLCHECHIKKSKQFG